Below is a window of Indicator indicator isolate 239-I01 chromosome 9, UM_Iind_1.1, whole genome shotgun sequence DNA.
ttgagaacccttccagcgaagaagtttcttcaaatACACAACTTAAACCTCTTCTGGGGCACCAGGACATTACCTCTTGCCTTACCACTTATTACTAAGAAAAAGAGACGAACAtccacctggcttcaacctgCTTCCAGGTAGTTTCAGAGAGCACGTTATTAGGGCTGGCAGAAGAGAACTTCAGCTGAGGACACCTGTgagattttatttctcttttaataaCAGGCTCTCAGGGTGGGGGTTTTATGTAAAGTGCCATGATCTCATACATCCCGTGTCCCACTCACCCAAACAGAAGCTGATTTAGATGGCTTTTAAAGTACTGCTTTTGAGGGGAGGAcgacaaaaccccaacaacaaaacagaaaacccatGACACCCTAGGCTTTTCCAGTAATTTTGGCCTGTTTGACGGCTCGTAGGGAAGGTTTCAGTGCGCCCTCTCAGTCGTGCCCTTACGGCCATCGCGCATGCGCAGGCCGGCGACGGGCGGCCGCGGCGGGGTCCGGGGCTGCAAATGGCGGCGGGGCTACGCCATGTTGCGATGGCTTGTGGCAGTCCTCAGTCACTCCTGTTTTGTCTCCAAGAGTGATAGTATGTTCTATGCGGTGCACAAGGGTCGGCGGACGGGAGTTTATCGCACTTGGTAAGGGTTGCGACTGAGGTACTGCAAGGAGCCGCTAGCCGGGCCGGTCCTGGGCCACCCTCTGCCCTCCCCTGTGTCTGTGTTGCAGGGCAGAGTGTCAGGAGCAGGTGAACAAGTTCCCCTCCGCCAGCTTCAAGAAGTTCGCCACCGAAAAGGATGCCTGGGCCTTTGTGCGGGGTGGTGtcctggggcaggagcagcagcccgAGCCCGCAGGTAGCTTCGTGCTCGCCTCAGCCCGGGTGGGTAGGGAGAGAGTCCCGGCGTTGttggggaggtgggagggagaCCGCACCGCTCACTGGCACTGCTCGCCTAGTTTGTGCGTGGTGGCTCTGTAATCATTGTGGTGCCTGGCTAAACGCGGGCAGCGGCTTCTGTTTAGTCTCCGAGTGGGTGGCTTGTAACTGGTGGAGTGCTGTGGGAATAAGTGCAGTGCTAGCTCTGCCCATGGACACAGCAATAGAGGTATCTGTGCAATTGATGCGTTTCTGTAGGTATTTGGAGAATGTTGCTTATCTTATGTCTGTTTTAAGGATCATTATGTGTGTGTCTTCAGCTTCCTCTAAAATCAAGAATGGCTGTTCTTTGCTATATTATTCGCATATCAGCGTAGGGATGGCGTCAGTTAACAGGCTAGTATtgctaatcatagaatggtttgagtgggaagggatcttaaagataaCCTAGTTTAAACCACttctatgggcagggacatctcttaCTACAGCAGGTTGGTCGaagccccatccaatctggctttgaacactgccaggcttggaacctccacagcttttctgggaaacctgttctcAGTGGCttaccaccctcctggggaagactTTCTACCTAATGTTAAGTCTAAATCTAATgtctttcagtttgaagccattaacccttgtcctatcactacatctCCATCAGTCAGCTCTTAATCTAGCAGGATCTCAAACATCAGCCTGGCTCCTTTACTGGGTGGAGGTCAGCCCCACTCCTTTACTGGTTGGAGGATCTTGCAGTTCACTGTGACCCCTGCCAAGCCCGGGAGCAACCTCCTGGCTGAAGGAAGAACTCTAATCTATTATTTGCAGGGCTTTATCTTAGTTGTGACTCAACTGCTGTCTTTGGAATCAGTCGTTTCAAATAAAATTtgatcttttaaaatttttttttctacccttTTGGAAGGTGCATCTGGTCCTCGAGCTGTAACACAGGAGAATGGTAACAAGAGAGAAGAGCCAGAAGGAAGCATTTTGTGTTGTAGTACATGCAAAAGGCCATATGAGCAGTCTGCAAACGAAGAACACACTGCAAAGCGTGTAAAACATGATGAAGTAGCCTCAGCACCCACAGTCAGTGAAGATAAATTTTCATATATGGGTGAGGTCTTTCATTATTCCTAAGCTCTTTTCAGTTCTTTGCAGTCTTGCCTAAGTAacaaattaattattaaaaaactTTTATTAAGAAGTTTTGTGTATGGCAGCATCAGGCTCAGCTTAACATTATTTCTATTCTAAATGGAAATAAGAGCAATGATCCGTTTGTTCACATTGTCTTTGAGTGTGATTTTAACTGGTACAGCGTAATTTGGTTGTTATAGGTGACATTTTATGTGTGTCTGGATTACTGACTGTATTTAAATACACAGATGTGGCTCGGAAGTTTTAAAGTTGAGTGAAGAAGAGAGGATCTGGAGTTAGAGTATGGAACTTGGGGCAGAGGTGCTTCTTGAGCCTGGCTAATTTGACACGAGTGAGGGTGTGAAACTGCAGTGAGACTTTGGTGTTTTGCTTTACTAATTGACATGTCTTCGGTAGTTAACATTTTGAAGAGCTCTCTGAAGAGGGAAGTTTTTGGGATTAATCTGCTGACAGACATTTCATTTTGCTTAAAGAGCCTATGTCCTTGAAGGGATGGTTGAATTTCTGTTTTGGGTAATTCTTTCCTAGGTGACTTTGCAGTTGTTTATACAGATGGTTGTTGCTCAGGTAATGGACGTAATAGGGCACGTGCTGGAATAGGTGTCTACTGGGGACCAGGCCACCCTTTGTAAGTAGCTGGATGGATTCtttagttttaaaaaatacattattgTTTGCTTTGTTAGTGATTTACAATACCAGCCTCCTTTTGAATATGAAACCCTGCTGTTGAGACTCACAGTGACAGTGCTATGAGACTAttgagctgctgaggggaaaagggaaagcaggTTCTCTGGGAGGTTAGAACATGGGGACAATCAACCACAAGTCGTATTTTTAGGGATGGAAGCTACAATTCAGGTCATGTGGGAAGTTTTTAAGATACATATAAGTGCCCAGGAGACAGCAAATGTAATTGCATAGTGATGACAAGTCCAGATATGCAGGTTGCAGTATGTGGGTTGAAGATGCAGCTAGACTAtgtattcatagaattgttttggttggaaaagacctttaatatcattGAGACCAATCATTATCTAATCCTACCAAGACTGGTGCCTTGTGCTTAAGCATCACATCCCtgtctctttgaaacacctccagggatggggattcaaccacttccctggggaggctgttgcagtgtttgagaactctcTCAGcccagaagtttcttctaatatccaacctaaacctcctctggtgcagtttgaggacatttccttgtaccacttgttactagggagacacctttattaaaaaagaaaaaaatagctgtCTTGTGTTTGTTCTAATGTGTAGCTGTTACACCCCGTTCTGAATATTTGAGCTAACTAATCTACTGTTCATTCCTTGGACACAGAAATATCAGTGAAAGGCTTCCTGGACGGCAGACCAATCAAAGAGCAGAAATACACGTAAGTAGTAAATGGCACAAAATGATTTTGCTTGTTAGTCTGCACTACTGCACTCATGAGTATTTAAACTTTGGCCTTCAGAAACTAGTTATAGAGCTGTGAGGGAAGTGTacaaaacatagaatcataataTCTTTGTAGCTGGAAAAGACTGTaaagatcgttgagtccaactgtatctaactctaccaagactggtgctaaactatgtccctcagcatcacatctttgtgtctttgaaacacctccagggataaggattcaaccacctgaTTGgggagggttatcaaacaccctttcagtgaatgtttcttctaatatccaatggATATCAGGAGTTATGACTTGAAACAAATTATTCTCAAGGTGATCTTTATTGATTTTGAGCAAGGAAGGTAATTCACCTTGAGAATTCCTCATCCCAAGCACAGCTACTTAAAACAGCTTGTTTCTCAAATCTGTGTactgtctttttcatttttaatgtgtATATCTCAGACTTTGGGGGAAGGGCTGCTGAGTAGTGGTTAAGAAGAGAATCAGCTTTTTACTGTGATAGTATTATAGTATCATATGCCttagatatatatataacaaACAATTTCAGGCTCTGAGAAGTAACCTCTGTTACTCCTGAAATGAATTTGCGTTGGCACTAACAGattcagtcttcccttctcaccTCATCTTAATTTTAGTATGGCTGCTGTCCTGTCCTGTGTGTTTGGGATTGAGTGAAATGGGGAATTTATAGAattataaaattgttttggtttgaaaagacttcttaagaccatcaagttcaGCTTTTGACTTAACACtgctgtggccattaaaccactgATCTGATGAAGAACTACAGGAATTTGATTTTACAGAGGGACAAGCAGAGGTGATAGTGCTGTGTCAAAGATCAAACTTGTCACTGGAGAGGTTTTCAGCCCTACATCCAAACCCAGCTACTTTGCCCTCTTACTCTATTtttattgttgggttttttttgtagtactgtaaaataatctttttttagGGATTCCAGAATGTTGGAATTGGTGGTATGAATCCTTCCTCCTCGAAATTGTGGAGAAAATGCCTTGATGCTTGGTGTGCCATTGATGGAGGCTTAGATAGAAAATTGGTTAGGGAGCTTACTCCTTCAATACGAAGTTGAATATCacaatgttttggggttttctcttCAGTGAAACTTAAGTGGCTTTCTGTTTGCCTGATTCATTAAGTGGCCACCTGCATGTGTAATTTTGGGAGCCTCTACTCCAAAGCATGTTGATTCTCATTGATAGATTACTGTAATACTCTTTATAGTTCTGTTAGCTTCAGGTACCTTGCTGGTATTGTGTGCAAAATCCTGTTCGGAACTGTGAttcttttgaaatgtttttaagGCGGCCTGCAAAGCTATAGAGCAAGCAAAGAGTCAAAACATCAAGAAACTAATTATCTACACTGATAGCAAGTTCACTATTAATGGTAAGTTAATGATTCTCACTTTCCAGATTCTTAAAGACACACTGCATGCTATTTCATGACAGAAGGCTGGGTCCTGGGGAGAGGGATTTAAGGAAGAGAATGCCTAACTTATTTCAATACTCATGACTGCTTGGGTGGAAGAACTTGAGAATATTACAGGGGTCACTGCTAACTGCATGGAATGCAAGTAAAGACAAAGTACCTGTTACAAGAAAGCCTGAAAAGTAATTacaggatttttgttttaaagcatgTGGTATAACATACAGCTGAGAAACAAGATTGCCTGTGTATACTCTTAATGGAGTATGTACTTAGGAGAGTACTCTGAAGTTGGTGTAGTAATCCTATAGGTTtttagttttcttctgtttggatTGGAGAGGCTAGCTTCATATGATACACATGTGAAATACATACAACCTTCCCTTACTTTCCATATAGACTACATAGCAAAGCTTTGAGGCTACCTTAGAAGCCTAGTCAGAGATGATACTTACACAGAGATTGTATTTATAGATTCAAACTTCATGCAAAGATttggaaaatgtaattttattcCATAAACATACCATACGAAGCAGCCAGTAAGAGAAAACTTTTGAGTAAAATGTATTCCTCTTTTCCCAAGGTTTTGAGATTTTAATCTCATGATAAATTGGAACTGCATAACTCTTTGGAGTTGTTTTGTAGAATtgctggaaaagacattttagatcattgagtccaaccattctctgacacTACCAACTtcggtgctaaaccatgttcttcagcaccacatctctgtatctttgaaagatctccagggatggagattaaaccacctccctggggcacctgttccagtctttgagaactgTTTCCATCAAGAAGTCTCTTtgaatatccaacctaaacctcccctgggttAACAAGACCATTTCTTCTTAGCCTATCACTTGCTGCCAGGTAGAAAAGagcaacacccacctggctccaacctcttttcagggactTGAAGAGAGCCATAAGGTCTGCCCtcaccctccttttctccagactaaataatccTGGTTCCTTTAACTGCtactcacaagacctgttctccaggcccttcactatctttgttgcccctctctggacacactccagcaacttaatgtctttcttgtagtgagggccccaaaactgaatgcatgACTCAacatgtggcctcaccagtgctgagtacagggagacaatcacttccctagtctTACTGGCCAACTTATTCCTGAtctaggccaggatgctgttggccttcttggccactttagcacactgctggctcatgtgaGCAACCATATTGTTTGAGTttgtgtttggtggtttttgttttatttatttagggtttttcttggttttaaaaAGTTTTGATTTAATGATGAAAATTGAATGTAGTGCTTTTACACcttggggttggttgttttggagGGGAAGGCGggaatttgtgtattttgtttctAGCATAAGTTCCTATACCTGAGAGCTAACACTGAAAGCGATTGATTGCCTATTTTACCCCTTTTATTGAGAAAGCAAAGAACTGGTTTTTATGTTAAAAATCTGTATATGTTTTCTGCCAAATAAGTCATACTGCTTTCCACAACCCCCACCCTGATTTCTGAAAGTggaaaatctgaaagaaaaccaTCAGGTGTTTTACTTTTCAGATGGCTCACATttagaaataaagcaaaactcACCTTAAACTCTGGTGTTGCCTTCAGTGTCAATATCCTAGGAAGTACAGGAAGCTACTGTGTAGGAACAAGAAAGGAGTTGCTGTCACTTGCTGTATGTTTCAAGTTGTATTAGTATGCCATGTGCATGAAAGGAGCTATGTCCAGAGGTGAAAAGCATCAAGGACTTGTGCTCTTTCCTCCTGATTCTAGCTTGTAAATTGAGGAAGGGAGACTGAATGTTAAGAAACAACTTAAAGGAATTTTTCATTGCTTCTCCTTAGGGATAATCTTGTAAATCTCTCATCTGAGGAGCTTATTTTCCCCAAAAGATATAAACACAGTATTTCCTATAGGAGTAGAATgtgtgggggatttttttttttccttttggtagGTGTTTTTGTAGTCTCTGCTAGAAGCATTCTGCAAAAGGCAAGAATAAAAGGAGAATCCTTGCTCCTCAGGATTGGGTATGTCATGTTGATCAATAGAATCCCTAGTGCCTAGTAGGTTTCAAGAAGCAAGTTTGAAGCATTAAGGAGAAAGGAAGCATCTTTTCAATTCTTTGTGGGAGGAAAGTCAGTTTCTGTGAAACTGGTATTATGAAGGAGAAGTCATGCTGTTGGGTAAAATTCATGTTAAACTTGTGTGTGAGACTTAAGTatgagggaggaaaagaatCTTTAGGTTTGATGGTCTTGGTCTTGCTTGCAGTTTGGGTCATTGAGGTGCA
It encodes the following:
- the RNASEH1 gene encoding ribonuclease H1 produces the protein MLRWLVAVLSHSCFVSKSDSMFYAVHKGRRTGVYRTWAECQEQVNKFPSASFKKFATEKDAWAFVRGGVLGQEQQPEPAGASGPRAVTQENGNKREEPEGSILCCSTCKRPYEQSANEEHTAKRVKHDEVASAPTVSEDKFSYMGDFAVVYTDGCCSGNGRNRARAGIGVYWGPGHPLNISERLPGRQTNQRAEIHAACKAIEQAKSQNIKKLIIYTDSKFTINGITSWVDNWKTNGWRTSSGGSVINKEDFERLDNLSKDIEIQWMHIPGHAGFQGNEEADRLAREGARKQTP